One Eubacteriales bacterium mix99 genomic window carries:
- a CDS encoding spore coat protein — MLEEKAMVNDALSGVKSELTFYSSAISECSNTNLRSTLQQIRDNCETSQYELYQLASSKGYYVPAAQANDSEVQQVKSEVR; from the coding sequence ATGTTAGAGGAAAAAGCAATGGTCAATGATGCCTTATCCGGGGTGAAAAGCGAACTGACCTTTTACTCCAGTGCCATCTCAGAGTGTTCGAATACAAATCTTCGATCCACTCTGCAGCAGATTCGCGATAATTGCGAAACTTCGCAATATGAGCTTTATCAGCTGGCCAGTTCCAAAGGATATTATGTGCCTGCGGCTCAGGCAAATGATTCTGAGGTTCAGCAGGTAAAATCAGAAGTCAGATAA
- a CDS encoding glycoside hydrolase family 2 TIM barrel-domain containing protein encodes MRRLIRELMDGWEFAFDRKENRDFHPVTLPHDWAVGRPFNRWMDQGPQQGFFDRWGVGWYRRKLKIKPREGKIYLLCFAGIFENSTVWINGRLAGQNRYGYSSFHFDITSLLQKGVNHILIKVDNTASPVDRWYSGAGIYRTVSLLEVPEDHLNAGDIFIKSSVKGKNALLTIQTGKKERIRARVLDGETEYSGESGSGEIQIAIPNVKLWSAASPNLYKVVLSLYHGRQVIDEITENIGIRQIVMDPREGMLVNGETVKLRGLCIHQDAGCLGTAVPREVWREKLLKLKEIGCNAIRAAHHIYTPEFLDLCDEMGFYVYEECFDKWTGGAYGRYFATEWEKDLTCMVKRDRNHPCIFIWGVGNEVERQGQASMLKILGKLCGKVREYDTTRPVTVALNPHYKKESNINMSEIRDIQKFVDETDETEIWDADEKIDRIRKISEYVDVIACNYQEPFYPKIHEAVPDKVILGTEIYPYFKSSLNQMQNYTEEVPWLDVEKYGYVIGGMIWTGIDYLGESMGYPSRGWSGSLFRTNMERRFISYLYQSYWTEKPMVRFAVLDYSVPDEGVKEHWDFPHYYSHWEFPQFSRAVIPFAIASNCEEVELYLDDRRFYVKRPAQFPNRLITGYLPYTPGAVTAVGLNHGKQVCRHQLKTPGPAVALTFDEAEKEVCADKPCVVQMTVRAIDREGNPIFQENAGVRFQVEGNGGIIGVDNGDLMSLETYRSHETHLLHGQASIAVQLIGAEGRTIIRAFSDGLFSGRAIIISRESPECPTEGWGKKEEKDL; translated from the coding sequence ATGAGACGATTGATACGGGAATTGATGGATGGCTGGGAATTTGCTTTTGATCGAAAAGAGAACCGGGATTTTCATCCGGTCACGCTTCCCCATGACTGGGCAGTTGGGAGACCATTTAACCGATGGATGGATCAGGGGCCGCAGCAAGGCTTCTTCGACCGATGGGGGGTCGGATGGTATCGCCGAAAACTCAAAATTAAACCCAGGGAAGGGAAGATATATCTGCTTTGCTTTGCCGGTATCTTTGAGAACAGTACGGTCTGGATCAATGGCCGGCTTGCCGGACAAAACCGTTACGGTTACAGCAGCTTTCACTTTGATATTACCTCTCTGTTACAGAAAGGAGTAAATCACATTCTCATCAAAGTAGACAACACTGCGAGCCCGGTAGATCGTTGGTACAGTGGCGCCGGAATTTATCGCACGGTTTCTCTCCTGGAGGTGCCGGAGGACCATTTGAATGCTGGAGATATTTTTATTAAGAGCTCTGTGAAAGGCAAAAATGCACTCCTGACGATTCAAACGGGGAAAAAGGAACGGATTCGCGCAAGGGTCCTGGATGGGGAAACAGAGTATTCCGGGGAATCCGGATCCGGGGAAATTCAAATAGCCATACCGAATGTAAAGCTTTGGAGTGCCGCTTCTCCGAACCTGTATAAGGTGGTGCTTTCATTGTATCACGGAAGGCAAGTAATAGACGAAATCACCGAAAATATTGGAATCCGTCAGATTGTAATGGATCCCCGGGAAGGGATGCTTGTTAACGGTGAAACGGTGAAGCTAAGGGGCTTGTGTATTCACCAGGATGCGGGCTGCCTGGGTACGGCTGTGCCCAGGGAAGTATGGAGGGAAAAACTTCTGAAGCTGAAAGAAATCGGTTGCAACGCCATCCGGGCAGCACATCATATCTATACGCCGGAATTTTTGGATTTATGTGATGAGATGGGATTTTATGTGTACGAGGAATGTTTCGATAAATGGACCGGAGGCGCTTATGGCCGATATTTTGCGACTGAGTGGGAAAAAGACCTTACCTGCATGGTGAAAAGGGACCGCAACCACCCCTGCATTTTTATCTGGGGCGTGGGAAACGAAGTAGAACGGCAAGGACAGGCATCCATGCTGAAGATTTTGGGGAAACTGTGTGGGAAGGTTCGGGAGTATGACACGACCAGGCCCGTCACTGTGGCCTTAAATCCGCATTATAAAAAGGAATCAAATATCAATATGTCCGAAATCAGGGACATTCAGAAATTCGTGGACGAAACGGACGAAACTGAAATATGGGATGCAGATGAAAAAATTGACCGTATTCGAAAGATCTCAGAATATGTGGATGTCATTGCTTGCAATTACCAGGAGCCGTTCTATCCGAAGATTCACGAGGCGGTGCCGGACAAGGTGATTCTGGGAACAGAAATATACCCCTATTTCAAGAGCAGCCTGAATCAGATGCAGAATTATACGGAAGAAGTGCCATGGTTGGATGTGGAGAAGTACGGATATGTGATTGGCGGTATGATCTGGACGGGAATTGATTATCTGGGAGAATCGATGGGCTATCCATCCAGGGGATGGTCGGGTTCTCTTTTCCGGACCAATATGGAAAGGAGATTCATATCCTATCTCTATCAAAGTTACTGGACAGAAAAGCCCATGGTTCGTTTTGCGGTCCTGGATTATTCCGTCCCGGACGAGGGGGTAAAGGAACACTGGGACTTTCCACACTATTATTCCCATTGGGAGTTCCCGCAATTTTCACGCGCAGTGATTCCCTTTGCAATAGCAAGCAACTGTGAAGAAGTTGAGCTGTATCTGGACGACAGAAGGTTTTATGTCAAGCGACCGGCGCAATTCCCGAACCGGCTTATTACCGGCTACCTTCCATATACGCCTGGAGCGGTGACAGCAGTTGGCCTGAATCATGGCAAACAGGTATGCCGGCATCAGTTGAAAACACCGGGGCCTGCTGTTGCACTGACGTTCGACGAGGCGGAAAAAGAAGTCTGCGCAGATAAGCCCTGTGTGGTGCAGATGACAGTACGGGCTATTGATCGGGAGGGAAATCCAATTTTCCAGGAAAACGCCGGTGTTCGGTTCCAGGTGGAAGGAAACGGCGGGATTATCGGGGTGGATAATGGGGATTTGATGTCATTGGAAACTTATCGTTCCCATGAGACACACCTGCTGCACGGGCAGGCAAGCATAGCCGTTCAACTGATCGGGGCAGAAGGACGGACGATCATCCGGGCATTTTCGGATGGTTTATTCTCTGGCCGGGCGATAATCATCAGCCGGGAAAGTCCTGAGTGTCCTACTGAAGGGTGGGGGAAAAAGGAAGAGAAGGATCTTTAA
- the xylA gene encoding xylose isomerase: protein MGEIFKSIPKVKYEGPSAKNPFAFRYYDADRVIMGKTMKEHLPFAMAWWHNLGAAGADMFGVGTADKSFGSEVGTMEHARAKVDAGFEFMEKLGIEYFCFHDADLVPEAETISETNARLDTISDYIREKMKHTGKKLLWATANMFNNPRFMNGAGSTNSADVYCFAAAQVKKALDLTVKLGGRGYVFWGGREGYETLLNTDMKFELENIAALMKMAVEYGRSIGFKGDFYIEPKPKEPTKHQYDFDASTAIGFLKDYGLDQDFKLNIEANHATLAGHTFQHELRVSAIHGMLGSIDANQGDCLLGWDTDQFPFNVYEAAMCMYEVLKAGGLKNGGFNFDAKNRRPSNTHEDMFLGYILGMDTFALGLIKAAQIIEDGRIDRFVKERYSSFETGLGAKIRKGGTNLTELAEHAEKLGAPELPGSGRQEYLESIVNSILFG, encoded by the coding sequence ATGGGCGAAATATTCAAAAGCATTCCGAAGGTAAAGTACGAAGGACCGTCTGCAAAAAATCCTTTTGCGTTCCGGTATTATGACGCAGACAGAGTCATTATGGGTAAAACCATGAAGGAACATCTTCCTTTTGCCATGGCTTGGTGGCATAATCTTGGCGCAGCCGGTGCCGATATGTTCGGAGTGGGCACGGCGGACAAGAGCTTTGGATCGGAAGTCGGCACCATGGAACATGCCAGGGCAAAGGTCGATGCAGGCTTTGAATTCATGGAGAAACTGGGCATCGAATATTTCTGTTTTCATGATGCGGATCTGGTGCCGGAGGCCGAAACCATCTCTGAGACCAATGCACGTCTGGATACGATTTCCGATTATATCAGGGAAAAGATGAAACACACCGGGAAAAAGCTTCTTTGGGCTACGGCAAATATGTTCAACAATCCAAGATTTATGAACGGGGCAGGGAGCACCAATTCCGCGGATGTATATTGTTTTGCCGCGGCACAGGTCAAGAAAGCTCTGGATCTTACCGTAAAGCTGGGCGGCAGGGGCTATGTATTCTGGGGAGGCAGGGAAGGCTATGAAACACTGCTGAATACCGATATGAAATTCGAGCTGGAAAACATCGCGGCACTTATGAAAATGGCGGTGGAATACGGCAGAAGCATTGGTTTCAAAGGAGACTTTTACATTGAACCCAAGCCCAAGGAACCGACAAAGCATCAATATGATTTTGATGCTTCCACAGCGATTGGCTTTCTGAAGGACTATGGTCTGGATCAGGATTTCAAGCTGAATATCGAAGCCAATCATGCGACGCTGGCAGGGCATACCTTCCAGCATGAGCTGCGGGTCAGCGCGATCCACGGGATGCTGGGAAGCATTGATGCAAACCAGGGGGATTGTCTTCTTGGGTGGGACACGGATCAGTTTCCCTTTAATGTATATGAAGCAGCCATGTGCATGTATGAAGTTTTAAAGGCCGGAGGGCTGAAAAACGGAGGGTTCAACTTCGATGCCAAAAACCGGCGTCCCAGCAATACCCATGAGGATATGTTCCTGGGATATATCCTGGGAATGGACACCTTCGCCCTGGGTCTCATCAAAGCTGCTCAGATCATAGAGGACGGCAGGATTGACCGTTTTGTGAAGGAAAGATACTCCAGCTTCGAAACCGGACTGGGCGCAAAGATCAGAAAAGGCGGGACAAACCTGACGGAGCTTGCCGAACATGCCGAAAAACTGGGAGCGCCTGAGCTGCCCGGGTCCGGAAGGCAGGAATACCTGGAGAGCATTGTGAATTCCATACTTTTTGGCTAA
- the xylB gene encoding xylulokinase, translating into MYFIGVDLGTSAVKLLLMNQNGVCVKSVSREYPISYPKPGWSEQNPEDWYRQTSDGLRELLLDIDKSRVAGIGVSGQMHGLVALDRSDHVIRPAILWNDERTAEETEYLNQEIGKDRLSADTANVAFAGFTAPKILWMRKQEPDHFRRIAKIMLPKDYIVYRWTGVHASDPSDASGTLLFDVKNRCWSKDMMQICGVTEEQLPAVYESYEVVGTMKEEIAGEFGLPGNVKIVAGAGDNAAAAVGTGTVGEGRCNVSLGTSGTLFVSSEQFEVDKNNALHAFAHADGNYHLMGVVLSAASCNKWWMEEILKTKDFAGEQKDIHNLGSNRVYFLPYLMGERSPHNDPNARAAFVGMTMETTRKDMTLAMMEGVAFAIRDSYEVARSLGTGIKRTKMCGGGAKSPLWREILANVLNLKVDILSVEEGPALGAAMLAAVGCRAYASVEEIAEKIVQIRTTVEPDPAIVSLYNERYRVYRSLYPGLKDLFPKM; encoded by the coding sequence ATGTATTTTATTGGAGTGGATTTGGGCACCTCAGCAGTAAAACTGCTGCTGATGAATCAAAATGGTGTCTGCGTAAAGAGCGTATCAAGGGAATATCCCATTTCCTATCCGAAGCCGGGCTGGTCGGAACAAAATCCGGAGGATTGGTATCGTCAGACATCGGATGGGCTCCGGGAACTTCTCCTGGATATTGATAAATCCAGGGTGGCCGGGATTGGAGTAAGCGGACAGATGCATGGCCTGGTGGCGTTGGACAGAAGCGATCATGTGATTCGTCCCGCGATTCTGTGGAATGACGAGAGAACCGCTGAGGAGACTGAATACCTGAATCAGGAGATCGGGAAAGACCGTTTATCGGCGGATACGGCCAATGTTGCCTTTGCCGGATTTACCGCGCCAAAGATTCTGTGGATGAGGAAACAGGAACCGGATCATTTCAGGCGCATTGCAAAGATTATGCTTCCAAAGGACTATATCGTGTATCGGTGGACCGGAGTACACGCTTCCGATCCTTCCGATGCCTCGGGGACATTGCTGTTTGATGTGAAAAACAGATGTTGGTCAAAAGACATGATGCAGATATGCGGGGTCACCGAAGAACAGCTTCCAGCCGTCTATGAGAGCTATGAGGTGGTTGGAACCATGAAAGAGGAGATCGCCGGGGAATTTGGTTTACCCGGGAATGTCAAAATTGTGGCAGGGGCAGGGGACAATGCGGCTGCTGCAGTGGGGACCGGTACCGTGGGGGAAGGAAGGTGCAACGTTTCCCTTGGTACTTCCGGCACCCTGTTTGTTTCCAGTGAACAATTTGAAGTGGATAAAAACAATGCCCTTCATGCCTTTGCCCATGCGGATGGCAATTATCATCTCATGGGAGTGGTGCTCAGTGCTGCTTCCTGCAATAAGTGGTGGATGGAAGAGATCCTGAAGACGAAGGATTTTGCCGGAGAGCAGAAGGATATTCATAATCTGGGCAGCAACCGGGTGTATTTTCTTCCCTATTTGATGGGAGAGCGTTCTCCCCACAATGATCCCAATGCCAGAGCAGCCTTTGTCGGCATGACCATGGAAACCACCCGGAAGGATATGACCCTTGCCATGATGGAGGGAGTGGCATTTGCAATCCGGGATTCCTATGAGGTTGCCCGATCCCTGGGAACCGGGATAAAGAGGACCAAAATGTGCGGCGGCGGAGCGAAGAGTCCTCTCTGGAGAGAAATCCTGGCCAATGTTCTGAATCTGAAGGTGGACATCCTGTCCGTGGAAGAAGGGCCGGCACTTGGTGCTGCCATGCTGGCTGCGGTGGGCTGCAGAGCTTACGCTTCCGTGGAGGAGATTGCGGAAAAGATTGTCCAAATCCGGACTACAGTGGAGCCGGACCCTGCAATCGTTTCTCTTTATAATGAAAGATACCGGGTGTACCGGAGCCTTTATCCGGGGCTGAAGGATCTGTTTCCCAAAATGTAG
- a CDS encoding glycoside hydrolase family 3 C-terminal domain-containing protein, translating to MGAEAVEGRTNRITTQEAEKRARKLVDQMTIEERASQLKYDAPPIERLNIPAYNWWNEALHGVARGGTATMFPQAIGMAAMFDEHFMEVIGNIIATEGRAKYNEAVKHGDRDIYKGITFWSPNVNIFRDPRWGRGHETYGEDPYLTGRLGVAFIKGLQGHGRYLKSAACVKHFAVHSGPESLRHEFDATASKKDMWETYLPAFEDCVLEGKVEGVMGAYNRTNGEPCCGSYTLLRDILRGKWKFEGHVVSDCGAIADFHTRHLVTSTAPESAALAIKAGCDLNCGNTYLHLLQALKDNLITEEDITRSAVRVFTTRMKLGMFDECEYDSIPYSVVDSGEHNEAALEAARKSMVLLKNDGILPLDKDRIKTIGVIGPNANSRLVLKGNYYGTPSRTITLLEGIQDYVGDEVRVYYSEGCHLYKDKVESLGLKNDRTAEARTVAEHSDVVVLCLGLDETLEGEQGDAGNASASGDKADLNLPEVQEDLLEKVVAVGKPTVLLLSTGSAVSINFADKKCNAILQTWYPGARGGQAAAECLFGDYSPSGKLPVTFYRSVEDLPAFTDYSMKGRTYRYMETEPLYPFGFGLTYSRVELRNLRIRNKVTKDSDIQLTVEIKNTGNYDTDEVVQFYIKDKYSKYAVSNPCLCGFQRIHLNKGENRVVEATIPNKAMNIVDGEGNRYLDSKHFTVFAGISQPDKRSAALTGMQPLSVDINL from the coding sequence ATGGGAGCAGAAGCAGTTGAAGGAAGGACGAACCGAATCACAACGCAGGAAGCGGAAAAACGTGCGCGTAAGCTGGTGGATCAGATGACCATAGAGGAAAGGGCATCCCAGCTGAAATATGATGCACCGCCCATAGAGCGGCTGAACATTCCTGCGTATAACTGGTGGAATGAAGCCCTTCATGGTGTCGCGAGGGGCGGCACAGCCACCATGTTTCCTCAGGCAATCGGTATGGCTGCCATGTTTGATGAACATTTTATGGAGGTAATTGGGAATATCATTGCCACCGAGGGGCGGGCGAAATACAACGAAGCGGTAAAGCATGGAGACCGCGATATCTATAAGGGAATCACCTTCTGGTCACCCAATGTAAATATCTTTCGGGATCCCAGATGGGGCAGAGGGCATGAAACCTACGGCGAGGATCCTTACCTGACGGGGAGACTGGGGGTCGCTTTTATAAAGGGCCTGCAGGGTCATGGCAGATATCTGAAGTCTGCGGCCTGTGTCAAGCATTTTGCAGTACACAGCGGCCCGGAAAGCCTCCGGCACGAATTCGATGCGACAGCATCAAAGAAGGATATGTGGGAGACCTATCTGCCTGCATTTGAGGATTGTGTATTGGAAGGCAAAGTGGAAGGCGTCATGGGAGCGTACAACCGTACAAATGGAGAGCCCTGCTGCGGGAGCTATACATTGCTTCGGGATATCCTGAGGGGCAAATGGAAATTTGAAGGCCATGTTGTCTCAGACTGTGGGGCAATCGCAGATTTTCATACCAGGCACCTTGTTACCTCCACAGCTCCGGAGTCTGCCGCTCTTGCCATAAAGGCAGGATGCGATTTAAACTGCGGAAACACCTATCTTCACTTACTGCAGGCTCTTAAGGATAACCTGATTACAGAAGAGGATATCACCAGATCCGCGGTAAGAGTGTTTACCACCAGAATGAAACTGGGAATGTTTGATGAATGCGAATACGACAGCATTCCCTACTCGGTAGTGGATTCCGGAGAGCATAATGAAGCGGCATTGGAAGCCGCCCGAAAGAGCATGGTCCTTCTGAAGAATGACGGGATTTTGCCTTTGGACAAAGACAGGATAAAGACAATCGGGGTCATCGGGCCCAATGCCAACAGTCGTCTGGTTTTGAAAGGGAACTACTATGGAACTCCTTCCAGGACTATCACGCTGCTGGAAGGAATACAGGATTATGTCGGGGATGAGGTTCGTGTTTATTATTCGGAAGGCTGTCATTTATATAAAGACAAGGTGGAAAGTCTGGGGCTGAAAAATGACAGGACAGCGGAAGCACGGACCGTGGCGGAACACAGCGATGTGGTGGTCCTTTGCCTGGGTCTGGATGAGACATTGGAAGGAGAGCAGGGAGATGCCGGAAATGCCTCCGCATCCGGAGACAAGGCAGATCTGAATCTTCCGGAGGTACAGGAGGATCTGCTGGAGAAGGTAGTGGCGGTTGGGAAACCAACCGTACTTCTGTTGTCAACAGGGAGTGCTGTGAGCATCAATTTCGCCGATAAAAAGTGCAATGCCATTCTTCAAACCTGGTACCCCGGTGCCAGAGGCGGTCAGGCTGCGGCAGAATGTCTGTTTGGCGACTACTCCCCTTCCGGAAAACTGCCTGTTACCTTTTACAGAAGTGTGGAAGATCTCCCTGCATTTACTGATTACTCCATGAAGGGACGGACCTATCGCTATATGGAAACCGAGCCCCTTTATCCCTTTGGATTCGGACTGACCTACAGCAGGGTTGAGCTGAGGAATCTGAGGATTCGAAACAAGGTAACTAAGGATAGTGATATCCAGCTAACGGTGGAAATTAAAAATACAGGGAATTACGATACCGATGAGGTGGTGCAGTTCTATATAAAGGATAAATATTCCAAATATGCGGTTTCCAATCCCTGCCTGTGTGGTTTTCAACGAATTCATCTTAACAAAGGGGAAAACAGGGTGGTGGAAGCCACGATTCCAAACAAAGCCATGAATATCGTGGACGGGGAAGGAAACCGATATCTGGACAGCAAGCACTTTACCGTTTTTGCAGGAATAAGCCAGCCGGATAAAAGAAGTGCTGCCCTGACAGGCATGCAGCCTTTGTCGGTTGACATAAACCTATGA
- a CDS encoding ABC transporter permease subunit — protein sequence MLAMKSEILRKNSNINYFKRYWTLYLLMILPIAFFIVFRYIPMMYIQIAFKNYSIVQNIWQMEWAGNHGFEYFIKAFSNRDFIYALRNTLMLNMLDLVIGFPIPIVLALLLNELPFNGFKRVTQTVIYMPHFLSWVIISGIALQLFAPTNGLINILLNRLGFNTIPFLNEPTHWVFTYVLLGIWQSMGWNTIIYIAALTTINPELYEAASVDGAGRLRKMWHISLPELRPTIVVLLIMNLGHILGSDFDRPYALTNPLVTSVSNVISTFVYQNGIRGLQFSLTTAVGLFQSVIGVVFLLIANSVAKRLGERGIW from the coding sequence ATGTTGGCTATGAAATCAGAAATTTTGAGAAAAAATAGCAATATAAATTATTTTAAACGATACTGGACACTATATCTTCTGATGATTCTGCCAATTGCTTTTTTTATAGTATTCCGCTATATACCGATGATGTATATACAGATAGCTTTTAAGAATTACAGTATTGTTCAGAATATCTGGCAGATGGAGTGGGCTGGAAACCATGGATTTGAATACTTTATTAAGGCTTTCTCAAATAGGGATTTCATCTATGCATTGCGCAATACTCTAATGCTGAATATGCTTGATCTGGTAATCGGATTTCCTATTCCCATTGTCCTGGCGCTACTATTGAATGAACTGCCGTTTAACGGATTTAAGCGTGTTACCCAAACGGTGATATACATGCCTCATTTTCTTTCCTGGGTCATTATATCCGGTATAGCTCTGCAACTTTTTGCACCTACAAATGGACTGATAAATATACTTCTTAATCGATTGGGATTTAACACCATACCCTTTTTAAATGAACCAACGCATTGGGTGTTTACTTATGTTTTACTGGGGATATGGCAGAGTATGGGTTGGAACACTATTATTTATATAGCTGCCTTAACTACTATAAATCCAGAATTATACGAGGCAGCATCTGTAGATGGAGCTGGCCGTTTAAGGAAGATGTGGCATATTTCGCTGCCTGAATTGCGTCCTACAATTGTTGTACTTCTTATCATGAATCTTGGCCATATTCTGGGCAGTGATTTTGACCGCCCATATGCACTTACAAACCCCCTTGTTACCAGTGTTTCAAACGTTATTTCAACTTTTGTTTATCAAAATGGTATTCGGGGTCTTCAATTTTCATTGACTACCGCTGTGGGTTTGTTTCAGTCTGTCATAGGTGTTGTATTTCTTCTTATAGCTAATTCGGTGGCGAAAAGGCTGGGCGAGAGAGGAATATGGTGA
- a CDS encoding carbohydrate ABC transporter permease, whose amino-acid sequence MRNTRNIKPGDLVIVFIFIILILVCLLPILNILARSLSSAQALVKNEVLLWPVEFNFDAYETVLKDSKYTWSLVWTAILTVICTIVSMVMTVICAYPLTYDHLKGRRFFNTMIIMTMYFSAGTIPNYLLYKDLGLLDNPLVLIIPNCLSVFNMIIMRSFLDGIPQSLRESAEIDGAGPIRILVSIYLPLSTSVIATLSLFYAVGRWNGFSDALMYMINERRYHPIQLLLYNILNNVTSVEVAAQEGFSTPGLSDTLKAATVMFATLPILIIYPWLQKYFIAGVTIGAVKG is encoded by the coding sequence ATGAGAAATACCAGAAATATAAAGCCTGGTGATTTAGTAATAGTTTTTATTTTTATAATTTTGATTCTAGTTTGTCTATTGCCAATATTAAATATTTTGGCACGCTCCCTTAGTTCTGCGCAGGCTCTTGTAAAAAATGAGGTTTTGCTCTGGCCTGTAGAATTCAATTTTGACGCGTACGAGACGGTACTGAAGGATTCAAAGTATACATGGTCTTTAGTTTGGACTGCCATTCTTACTGTAATATGTACAATTGTTTCAATGGTAATGACGGTAATTTGTGCTTACCCTCTTACCTACGATCATCTTAAAGGGCGACGATTTTTTAATACTATGATTATTATGACTATGTACTTTAGTGCAGGAACCATTCCTAATTATTTACTATATAAAGACCTGGGCCTGCTTGATAATCCATTGGTACTGATAATCCCTAATTGTCTAAGTGTGTTTAATATGATTATTATGCGGAGCTTTCTGGATGGCATACCTCAAAGTCTTCGGGAGAGTGCAGAGATAGATGGCGCAGGTCCTATACGTATTTTGGTAAGTATCTATCTTCCCTTATCGACTTCGGTAATAGCAACTCTCTCGTTGTTTTATGCAGTTGGTCGCTGGAATGGATTTTCTGATGCTTTGATGTATATGATAAATGAAAGGCGATATCATCCTATACAGCTTCTTTTATATAACATTCTAAATAATGTTACAAGCGTTGAGGTTGCCGCGCAAGAAGGATTTTCCACACCTGGTCTTTCTGACACGCTCAAGGCGGCTACTGTTATGTTTGCAACCTTACCTATCCTGATAATATATCCATGGCTGCAAAAATACTTTATTGCTGGTGTAACAATAGGGGCGGTAAAAGGCTAA